In the genome of Trichomycterus rosablanca isolate fTriRos1 chromosome 24, fTriRos1.hap1, whole genome shotgun sequence, one region contains:
- the gata1a gene encoding GATA binding protein 1a isoform X1, translating to MENSLESAQWVSSSVVNSDPLTSFSVEQELLPPAEEEETFYSSSDTDYASLPSYLSNNHSHASSAFRNSPVQQVYTSPSLLGNLQWLDSSGGHALTSPYNTASTAWTTNPFTKTQLYPHISPPLYPTNSTSFTSCHHGKESHRSKEDLKVESPISGGSFFNLSSSASSLYPPFSHSHMLGPYSSYMEQECGTAALYSTAGAWMSPTSYSPKLCNSLRLSPSEARECVNCGATATPLWRRDGTGHYLCNACGLYHKMNGQNRPLIRPKKRLIVSKRAGTQCANCQTSTTTLWRRNANGEPVCNACGLYFKLHNVNRPLTMKKDGIQTRNRKVSNRNKKVKKCGAAVVYPELGHIAGPEEHAGTLLAYSDTPHLLSPSNLPYPYNQNSGIVQTLV from the exons ATGGAAAATTCATTAGAATCAGCTCAGTGGGTCTCTTCCAGTGTGGTTAATTCTGACCCACtaaccagcttttcagtggaGCAAGAGCTACTACCACCTGCTGAGGAGGAAGAAACCTTCTACTCCAGCTCAGACACAGACTATGCCAGCTTGCCATCCTATCTCTCCAATAACCACAGTCATGCCTCTTCTGCATTCAGAAACAGCCCAG TTCAGCAAGTGTATACATCACCATCCCTGCTTGGTAATCTCCAATGGCTTGACAGCTCAGGGGGGCATGCTTTGACCTCACCTTACAACACTGCTTCCACAGCATGGACAACGAAcccttttacaaaaacacaactTTACCCCCACATCTCCCCACCCCTATATCCTACCAACAGTACATCTTTTACTTCATGCCATCATGGCAAGGAAAGCCACAGGTCCAAAGAGGACCTCAAGGTTGAGAGTCCGATCAGTGGAGGGTCGTTTTTCAATCTGAGTTCATCTGCTAGCAGTTTGTACCCTCCATtttcacactcacacatgctaGGACCCTACAGCTCCTATATGGAACAGGAATGTGGTACAGCAGCTCTCTATTCCACAGCTGGGGCCTGGATGAGTCCTACCTCGTACTCGCCCAAACTATGCAATTCACTGAGACTCTCTCCATCAG AGGCTCGTGAGTGTGTGAACTGTGGAGCTACTGCCACCCCTCTGTGGAGACGGGATGGAACAGGCCATTATTTGTGTAACGCCTGCGGCCTGTACCACAAAATGAATGGTCAGAACAGGCCACTTATTAGGCCAAAAAAAAGACTT ATTGTGAGTAAACGTGCTGGGACACAGTGTGCCAATTGTCAGACCAGTACCACCACATTGTGGAGACGCAATGCTAATGGTGAACCTGTATGCAATGCCTGTGGTCTTTACTTCAAACTGCATAAT GTCAACAGGCCACTGACCATGAAGAAGGATGGAATACAGACACGCAATCGCAAAGTgtcaaacagaaacaaaaaagtaaagaagTGTGGTGCTGCAGTAGTTTACCCTGAACTTGGTCATATTGCAGGCCCGGAGGAGCATGCAGGAACCCTGCTTGCCTACAGTGACACCCCCCACCTACTATCTCCCTCCAACTTGCCATATCCTTATAACCAAAACTCCGGAATAGTGCAAACACTGGTGTGA
- the gata1a gene encoding GATA binding protein 1a isoform X2 — protein sequence MENSLESAQWVSSSVVNSDPLTSFSVEQELLPPAEEEETFYSSSDTDYASLPSYLSNNHSHASSAFRNSPVQQVYTSPSLLGNLQWLDSSGGHALTSPYNTASTAWTTNPFTKTQLYPHISPPLYPTNSTSFTSCHHGKESHRSKEDLKVESPISGGSFFNLSSSASSLYPPFSHSHMLGPYSSYMEQECGTAALYSTAGAWMSPTSYSPKLCNSLRLSPSEARECVNCGATATPLWRRDGTGHYLCNACGLYHKMNGQNRPLIRPKKRLIVSKRAGTQCANCQTSTTTLWRRNANGEPVCNACGLYFKLHNSAFYRSTGH from the exons ATGGAAAATTCATTAGAATCAGCTCAGTGGGTCTCTTCCAGTGTGGTTAATTCTGACCCACtaaccagcttttcagtggaGCAAGAGCTACTACCACCTGCTGAGGAGGAAGAAACCTTCTACTCCAGCTCAGACACAGACTATGCCAGCTTGCCATCCTATCTCTCCAATAACCACAGTCATGCCTCTTCTGCATTCAGAAACAGCCCAG TTCAGCAAGTGTATACATCACCATCCCTGCTTGGTAATCTCCAATGGCTTGACAGCTCAGGGGGGCATGCTTTGACCTCACCTTACAACACTGCTTCCACAGCATGGACAACGAAcccttttacaaaaacacaactTTACCCCCACATCTCCCCACCCCTATATCCTACCAACAGTACATCTTTTACTTCATGCCATCATGGCAAGGAAAGCCACAGGTCCAAAGAGGACCTCAAGGTTGAGAGTCCGATCAGTGGAGGGTCGTTTTTCAATCTGAGTTCATCTGCTAGCAGTTTGTACCCTCCATtttcacactcacacatgctaGGACCCTACAGCTCCTATATGGAACAGGAATGTGGTACAGCAGCTCTCTATTCCACAGCTGGGGCCTGGATGAGTCCTACCTCGTACTCGCCCAAACTATGCAATTCACTGAGACTCTCTCCATCAG AGGCTCGTGAGTGTGTGAACTGTGGAGCTACTGCCACCCCTCTGTGGAGACGGGATGGAACAGGCCATTATTTGTGTAACGCCTGCGGCCTGTACCACAAAATGAATGGTCAGAACAGGCCACTTATTAGGCCAAAAAAAAGACTT ATTGTGAGTAAACGTGCTGGGACACAGTGTGCCAATTGTCAGACCAGTACCACCACATTGTGGAGACGCAATGCTAATGGTGAACCTGTATGCAATGCCTGTGGTCTTTACTTCAAACTGCATAAT AGTGCTTTCTACAGGTCAACAGGCCACTGA